One window of Tenacibaculum maritimum NCIMB 2154 genomic DNA carries:
- a CDS encoding Nramp family divalent metal transporter, with amino-acid sequence MNKKFLNSLGPGLLFAGAAIGVSHLVQSTRAGAEFGFGFLWALLLVNLFKYPFFQFGPRYTAATGETLLDGYKKLGKGVLIAYYIINIATMFTIQAAVTIVTAGLASQLFGLTNNLVIWSVIITIASTSILSIGRYKLLDNLMKYIIIILTFSTVIALAIALFNNQQGHSFKQIIPNNSTEITFLIAFLGWMPAPLDISIWHSLWSVEKNKASINKIKPKQAIFDFNVGYIGTFFLGVCFVILGALVMYNSGESFSSKGSVFASQLINLYTKNLGDFSYLFIAIAAFTTMFSTSLTTLDASPRAMAKTTYLIFSNSLKLNYWFWLLFLAIGTYIILQFFLSDMGFLIKIATVLSFLTAPFYAILNYVLITGKHTPKKNHPSTSLKILSWFGILFLISFSLWFLANL; translated from the coding sequence TTGAATAAAAAATTTCTAAATTCTTTAGGCCCTGGTTTATTATTTGCAGGAGCAGCTATTGGAGTTTCCCATTTGGTTCAATCTACACGCGCAGGTGCTGAATTTGGCTTTGGTTTTCTATGGGCTTTACTTCTTGTAAATCTTTTCAAATACCCTTTTTTTCAATTTGGCCCTCGTTATACTGCTGCAACGGGAGAAACCTTATTAGATGGTTATAAGAAATTAGGTAAAGGGGTTTTAATTGCTTACTATATTATTAATATTGCTACGATGTTTACCATACAAGCTGCCGTTACTATCGTAACTGCTGGCTTAGCTTCTCAGCTATTTGGCTTAACCAATAATTTAGTTATATGGTCTGTAATTATCACTATAGCAAGTACCTCTATTCTATCAATTGGAAGGTATAAATTACTAGATAATCTTATGAAATATATTATTATTATCCTAACCTTTAGCACTGTTATAGCACTAGCCATTGCACTGTTTAATAACCAACAAGGACATTCTTTTAAACAAATTATACCTAACAATTCTACTGAAATTACTTTTTTAATTGCTTTTTTAGGTTGGATGCCAGCTCCTTTGGATATTTCTATCTGGCATTCTCTTTGGTCTGTTGAAAAAAACAAAGCTTCTATCAATAAAATAAAGCCTAAACAAGCTATTTTCGATTTTAACGTGGGCTACATAGGTACATTCTTCTTAGGAGTTTGCTTTGTCATCTTAGGAGCTTTAGTTATGTATAATTCTGGAGAAAGCTTTTCGAGTAAAGGAAGTGTTTTTGCTTCTCAACTCATCAATTTATATACTAAGAATTTAGGGGATTTCTCATATCTTTTTATAGCTATCGCCGCATTTACAACTATGTTTAGCACTTCTCTTACAACCTTAGATGCTTCTCCTAGGGCAATGGCTAAGACTACCTACCTTATATTTAGCAACTCTTTGAAGTTAAACTATTGGTTTTGGTTACTTTTTCTTGCAATCGGTACGTATATTATCCTTCAATTCTTTCTGTCTGATATGGGATTTCTTATTAAGATAGCTACTGTCTTATCATTTCTTACAGCTCCTTTTTATGCTATTTTAAATTACGTGCTTATTACAGGAAAGCATACTCCTAAAAAAAATCACCCTTCTACCTCGCTCAAGATACTGAGTTGGTTTGGCATTCTTTTCTTAATAAGTTTTAGCTTATGGTTTTTGGCAAATTTATAA
- the aqpZ gene encoding aquaporin Z — protein MKKYLAELFGTFWLVFGGCGSAIFAAGFPDLGIGFTGVALAFGLTVLTMAYAVGHISGGHFNPAVSIGLWAGGKFSIKELVPYIVSQLVGAVLAGGMLYLIVSNKTGFETIGGFAANGYGKLSPGGYTITAAFITEFILTMFFLLIILGSTNDRAPKGFAPIAIGLGLTLIHLISIPVTNTSVNPARSMSQALFAGGEYLIQSWLFWVAPIGGAVVAGVIHKVLFDKE, from the coding sequence ATGAAAAAATATTTAGCAGAATTATTCGGAACATTTTGGTTAGTTTTCGGAGGTTGTGGAAGTGCTATCTTTGCAGCAGGATTCCCTGATTTAGGCATAGGGTTTACAGGAGTTGCTTTAGCGTTTGGTTTAACAGTTTTAACTATGGCATATGCAGTAGGGCATATTTCTGGAGGGCATTTTAATCCGGCTGTTTCTATTGGATTATGGGCTGGAGGAAAGTTTTCCATAAAAGAACTTGTTCCTTATATCGTATCTCAATTAGTAGGAGCAGTCTTAGCAGGAGGGATGTTGTACTTAATTGTATCAAACAAAACAGGCTTTGAAACTATTGGAGGGTTTGCCGCAAATGGTTATGGAAAGTTATCGCCAGGAGGGTACACTATAACAGCAGCTTTTATAACAGAATTTATATTAACAATGTTTTTTTTACTAATTATTTTAGGGAGTACAAACGATAGAGCCCCAAAAGGTTTTGCTCCAATCGCTATAGGTTTAGGACTAACATTAATTCATTTGATAAGTATTCCTGTAACAAATACTTCTGTTAATCCGGCTAGATCTATGAGTCAAGCATTATTTGCAGGAGGAGAATATTTAATACAATCTTGGCTATTTTGGGTTGCCCCAATAGGAGGTGCAGTTGTAGCAGGAGTTATACATAAAGTATTATTTGATAAAGAGTAA
- a CDS encoding glycosyltransferase, producing MSFAVFAFSREKAKKRKELPISVIVYVKNNAEDLLNFLPSIIQQNYSNFEIVLINNASHDQTLEVMEKFQKKHHTIKIVNVENNEAFWGSKKYALTLAIKAATNEHLLFTDINGSKPLSKNWIAKITSNFSNEKSIILGYNKYIPEKYSFVNLLARFDNLLTSIQYFSYAKFGIPYMGDAKNIAYTKTNFFKTKGFINHIKIHFGEDSLFIRDAANRSNTAICSSMNSFINSNGPKTLKEWYLKKQIQFYVSKNYKLSHKLLLYLFTISKIVFISTVSFLIFYEDWKVIGSILLTYFLVQYIIVGASARRLRETKVLFFLPALEIILILFQFSIFITNRFLKPINWK from the coding sequence TTGAGCTTTGCTGTATTTGCTTTTTCAAGAGAAAAGGCTAAAAAAAGAAAAGAATTGCCTATTTCCGTAATTGTTTATGTTAAAAACAATGCTGAAGATCTATTAAACTTTTTACCTTCCATCATTCAACAAAATTACAGCAATTTTGAAATTGTATTAATAAATAATGCCTCTCATGATCAGACTTTAGAAGTCATGGAAAAATTTCAAAAAAAGCATCATACTATAAAAATAGTCAACGTTGAAAATAATGAGGCCTTCTGGGGAAGCAAAAAATATGCTCTTACGCTTGCAATTAAAGCTGCTACGAATGAACACTTGTTATTTACAGATATAAATGGTTCTAAACCACTTTCCAAAAACTGGATTGCTAAGATTACAAGTAACTTTTCAAATGAAAAATCTATTATTCTTGGCTATAACAAATACATACCAGAAAAGTATTCCTTTGTGAACTTACTCGCTAGATTTGACAATCTATTAACAAGTATCCAATACTTTAGCTATGCTAAATTTGGAATTCCTTATATGGGAGATGCTAAGAATATTGCTTATACCAAAACTAACTTTTTTAAAACTAAAGGTTTTATTAATCATATAAAAATTCACTTTGGAGAAGATTCTCTATTCATTCGAGATGCAGCAAATAGGTCAAATACTGCTATTTGTTCATCTATGAATAGTTTTATTAACTCCAATGGACCTAAAACACTGAAAGAATGGTATCTTAAAAAGCAAATCCAATTTTATGTATCAAAAAATTATAAGCTTTCTCATAAGCTTTTACTCTACTTATTTACGATCTCTAAAATAGTATTTATCAGCACTGTTTCTTTCTTAATATTTTATGAAGATTGGAAGGTTATTGGAAGTATTCTTTTAACTTACTTTTTGGTACAGTATATCATTGTAGGGGCTTCTGCAAGAAGATTAAGAGAAACTAAAGTGTTATTTTTTCTTCCCGCCCTTGAAATAATCTTAATATTATTTCAATTCAGTATATTTATAACTAATAGATTTTTAAAACCCATAAATTGGAAGTAA
- a CDS encoding RNA polymerase sigma factor — protein MAFNFLLDYFWGSVYNYQLKRTNNDNDAEDITIQTFSKAFNKIETFNEQYQFKTWLIAISKNVHIDFLRKKKPFLSIETTQEQENEVYSVVDDTPSPEDKIIREQNLAKLLRDIKQLKPKYQQVINLRYFQELSYKEISEQINEPMNNVKIKLLRAKKLLAEIIKKS, from the coding sequence ATGGCATTTAATTTTCTGTTAGATTATTTTTGGGGAAGCGTTTATAACTATCAACTTAAAAGGACTAATAATGACAATGATGCGGAAGATATTACGATTCAAACATTTTCAAAAGCTTTTAATAAAATAGAAACTTTCAACGAACAATACCAATTTAAAACATGGTTGATTGCTATTTCAAAAAATGTACACATAGATTTTTTAAGAAAGAAAAAGCCTTTTTTATCTATTGAAACGACTCAAGAACAAGAAAACGAAGTTTACTCCGTAGTCGATGATACCCCTTCTCCTGAAGATAAAATCATTAGAGAGCAAAATTTAGCAAAGTTGCTAAGAGATATAAAGCAATTAAAACCTAAATACCAACAAGTAATTAACTTACGTTATTTTCAAGAGTTAAGCTATAAAGAAATCTCAGAGCAAATAAATGAGCCTATGAATAATGTAAAAATAAAGTTGCTACGTGCTAAAAAGTTATTAGCAGAAATCATTAAAAAGTCTTAA
- the murB gene encoding UDP-N-acetylmuramate dehydrogenase, whose amino-acid sequence MEIQKNISLKNYNTFGIDVMADRFVHITSFYDLQHLLKNEKKIFLLSGGSNMLLTKNIKELVVYIDIKGVSIDREDANFVYLTVNAGENWHEFVLWTVSQDYGGLENLSLIPGNVGTSPIQNIGAYGVEVKDTITKVESIEIETGKLATFSNEACKFGYRNSVFKNTYKNKYVITSVSFRLTKSNHILKTSYGAIETELLHQNIKQPNIKDVSNAVIAIRQSKLPDPKLIGNSGSFFKNPIIPKKLFDKLKEKFPSIPHYIVSNNEIKIPAGWLIEQIGFKGKRFGDYGVHEKQALVLVNYGNASGKEIYTLSQKIKSEVKKNFSIDLEIEVNVI is encoded by the coding sequence GTGGAAATACAAAAAAACATATCACTAAAAAATTACAATACATTTGGTATTGATGTCATGGCTGATCGCTTTGTACACATTACATCTTTTTATGATTTACAACATTTATTAAAAAACGAAAAGAAAATCTTTTTGTTAAGTGGTGGAAGCAATATGCTACTTACTAAAAATATAAAAGAATTAGTAGTATATATTGATATCAAAGGAGTTTCGATAGACAGAGAAGATGCTAATTTTGTTTATTTAACAGTAAATGCTGGTGAAAACTGGCATGAATTCGTATTATGGACAGTCTCTCAAGACTATGGTGGCTTAGAAAATTTATCTTTAATTCCAGGAAATGTAGGCACTTCTCCTATTCAAAATATAGGAGCTTACGGAGTAGAAGTAAAAGATACGATTACAAAAGTAGAAAGCATAGAAATTGAAACAGGGAAATTAGCCACTTTTTCAAATGAAGCTTGTAAATTTGGCTATAGAAATTCTGTTTTTAAAAACACATACAAAAACAAGTACGTAATCACTTCTGTAAGTTTTCGTCTAACCAAATCAAATCATATTTTAAAAACATCTTATGGAGCTATTGAAACAGAATTACTTCATCAAAATATAAAACAGCCCAATATAAAGGATGTTTCAAATGCCGTAATAGCTATTAGACAATCTAAATTACCAGACCCTAAACTAATTGGAAATAGCGGTAGTTTCTTTAAAAATCCTATCATACCCAAAAAGCTCTTTGACAAATTAAAGGAAAAATTTCCATCAATACCTCATTACATTGTTTCAAATAACGAAATTAAGATACCTGCTGGATGGCTTATTGAACAGATTGGATTCAAAGGAAAACGCTTTGGGGATTACGGTGTCCATGAAAAACAAGCCTTAGTTTTAGTCAATTATGGAAATGCTTCTGGAAAAGAAATTTATACACTTTCTCAGAAAATAAAAAGTGAAGTTAAAAAAAACTTTTCAATAGATTTAGAAATTGAAGTGAACGTTATATAG